From Bos javanicus breed banteng chromosome 5, ARS-OSU_banteng_1.0, whole genome shotgun sequence, the proteins below share one genomic window:
- the KRT18 gene encoding keratin, type I cytoskeletal 18, translating to MSFSTQSTFSNYRSLGSVQSSGHRVRPVSSAASVYAGAGGSGSRISVSRTTSVRGGWGSGNLGAGMAGGLVGVGGIQGEKETMQDLNDRLASYLEKVRSLEADNRRLESKIREHLEKKGPQVRDWAHYLKIIEDLRAQIFANSVDNARIVLQIDNARLAADDFRVKYETELAMRQSVESDIHGLRKVIDDTNVTRLQLETEIEALKEELLFMKKNHEEEVKGLQNQIANSGLTVELDAPKPQDLSKIMADIRAQYDELAQKNREELDKYWSQQIEESTTVVTSQTAEIGAAEMTLTELRRTVQSLEIDLDSMRNLKASLENSLREVEARYAMQMEQLNGVLLHLESELAQTRAEGQRQTQEYEALLNVKVKLEAEINTYRRLLEDGEDFSLGDALDSSNSRQTIQKTTTLRLVDGKVVSETSDTKVLRH from the exons ATGAGCTTCAGCACCCAATCCACCTTCTCCAACTACCGGTCCCTGGGCTCCGTGCAGTCGTCGGGCCACCGGGTCCGACCGGTCAGCAGCGCGGCCAGCGTCTATGCAGGCGCCGGGGGCTCGGGCTCCCGGATCTCCGTGTCCCGCACCACCAGCGTCCGGGGCGGCTGGGGGTCCGGGAACCTGGGCGCCGGGATGGCCGGGGGTCTGGTGGGTGTAGGGGGCATCCAGGGCGAGAAGGAGACCATGCAAGACCTGAATGACCGCCTGGCCTCCTACCTGGAGAaggtgaggagcctggaggcgGATAACCGGAGACTGGAGAGCAAAATCCGGGAACACCTGGAGAAGAAGGGACCCCAGGTCAGAGACTGGGCGCATTACCTGAAGATCATCGAGGACCTGAGGGCTCAG ATTTTTGCAAATTCTGTGGACAACGCCCGCATCGTTCTGCAGATTGATAATGCCCGTCTTGCTGCTGATGACTTCAGAGTCAA GTATGAGACAGAGCTGGCCATGCGCCAGTCTGTGGAGAGTGACATACACGGGCTCCGCAAGGTCATCGATGACACCAATGTCACCCGGCTGCAGCTGGAGACTGAGATCGAGGCTCTCAAGGAGGAGCTGCTCTTCATGAAGAAGAACCATGAGGAG GAAGTAAAGGGTCTACAAAACCAGATTGCCAACTCTGGGCTGACCGTGGAGTTGGATGCCCCCAAACCTCAGGACCTTAGCAAGATCATGGCAGACATCCGGGCCCAGTATGACGAGCTGGCTCAGAAGAACCGAGAGGAGCTGGACAAGTACTGGTCCCAGCAG ATTGAGGAGAGCACCACAGTGGTCACCTCACAGACCGCTGAGATAGGAGCTGCTGAGATGACCCTCACGGAGCTGAGGCGCACTGTCCAGTCCCTGGAGATTGACCTGGACTCCATGAGAAATCTG AAGGCCAGCTTGGAGAACAGCCTGAGGGAAGTGGAGGCCCGATACGCCATGCAGATGGAGCAGCTCAACGGAGTCCTCCTGCACCTGGAGTCAGAGCTGGCCCAGACCCGGGCAGAGGGGCAACGCCAGACCCAGGAGTACGAGGCCCTGCTGAATGTCAAGGTCAAGCTGGAGGCTGAGATCAATACCTACCGCCGTCTGCTGGAAGATGGGGAGGATTTCAG TCTTGGCGACGCTCTGGACAGCAGCAACTCCAGGCAAACCATCCAGAAGACCACCACCCTCAGGCTCGTGGAtggcaaagtggtgtctgagACCTCAGACACCAAAGTTCTGAGGCACTGA